The sequence below is a genomic window from Bactrocera neohumeralis isolate Rockhampton chromosome 4, APGP_CSIRO_Bneo_wtdbg2-racon-allhic-juicebox.fasta_v2, whole genome shotgun sequence.
AGTGGCGACGTTCACTCACCAAAAATGAGTTATTATTATCTTGTTGTTCTCTACTTTGTCTATGTATACTGCTGTAGCTTTGACGTTCACTAGGGAAAACCGAACTCGATGGCTCCTCGTGCAAGTTTAAAATACTCTTGCGATGAATTTTACCATTCGATGTAAGACTACCTATCTGATTGGAATCGTTAGAAATAGATTTTCGATGAAATACTGAGTTCGTAACGTTCGTATCGGCAGTGAAGTCGCTTCTTCGATGATGAAAATGTTTGGATACTGTAGCAGCTGAAGAACTAGATTTCGTTTTTGACGAGCAGCTTTCAACGGCTGTGGACTTTTGTTGAGTGGTATGTGTTTGATCTGACATAAATTTAGCCGATCCAGCAGCGTTTAGCTTTGCTGATGCGCTCTGCATTTCTCCAAACTTGCATTGGGTGGAGTGTGTTTGACCGGTGACTTCTCCCATTGTTGTACTGGATAATACTCTTTCAGAAGTGTTGCCAATTTTACTAGTTTTGAATTGTGCCGAGGAGGACTCATGCGACGAAGCGTTCATGCGGGTATcaatcattttattttcctttctaATACGATTTTCGGTCATAGAAATTGCCTCGTCGTGTTTATTTTCAACGTTTACAATGTTCTTAACATTGTTGGTCTTTGCAACATTCTCTATGACATTCACTCTCTCTTGTCGTTTAACATATTCTGTTTCTGGTTCTTTCTTAACCCGACCACCTATTACTGTAGTTACCTTTTTCGTCGATACTACTACTAAACCGTCAACGGGTTTATCCGAACTTACATTTGCGGCAGGAATTGCTTGTTTGCCAGAAACAAAGTTCATTTGATTAGTCGTTTTCAAAATGGCGTTATCCTCTCCAAGAGTTATAGATGATTTGTTATGAGAATACTTCGATCGGACAGCCTTTTGTACTACTTTAGTGCTGTCTAATCTTGAACTTTGCTTTTCATTGTAGTCATCTCTTCTGGAAACCTGAAGAGTGCCCTCTAGTTTGAGATTGTCTACTGGACGTTTTACAACCACCTTTTCAGTAgcagttttcaaaagtttagaATCGGTTCTATCTGTAGATGAAATATACATGTGTCCTTCTGGCCTAAGATTATCTTCCGGTTTTACTTGTTTTGGACGCTCAGCCGGCTGATATTGCTGTTTTTCCTTACTGTAGAAAGTGCCTTCAGGTTTAAGGTTATTACGTGGCACAATTTTGTCTGGTCTCTTAACACCCACGTGCTTTTCCGTCTCTGTAAAGGTCATCTCCCCCTCCATTCTTAAATTATCTTTGTGAATGACTCGTCTCACTTTTTCAGCCGGTTTAAATCCGGGTTTATCAGGAGTGTAAAATTCACCCTCCGTTCTTAAATTATCAGAGGGTACAACCTTTTCGGGCCTATTTACATACTGATACTGATTTTTCTCTGCAAACGTCATTTCTCCTTCCATGTGTAAATTATCTTTTCGGACAATGCGTTTTGTTTTCTCGGCGGGCTTGAATGATGTTTTCTCGGGTACGGTAAATTCACCCTCCACTTTTAAATTGTCTTTGGGTTTTTTCACTACAGGTCGTTCACCAGACTTGTATGAAGGCTTCTCCACTTTATAAAATTCGCCTTCAGGTCTTAGGTTATCTGTAGGTTTTATTTGATCCGGCTTTTTAACAAACTCATATTCCGTTTTCTCGGTAAATATAATTTCTCCTTCCGTACGAAGGTTGTCCTTTCTAATAATTCGCTCACTTTTTTCAGCAGGTCTAAACGCAATTTTTTCTGGTACATAAATGTTTCCCTCTGATTTGAGATTATCTTGTGGTTTTTTCGGAACAGGACGTTCGGCGGGTTTATACCCAGGTTTCTCTGGCTTATAAAATTCTCCCTCAGGCCGTAGATTATCTGCATGCTTTACTTGTGACGGTCGCTCACCGTGTCTGAATTTTGGTTTATCGGGAGAATAAAATTCTCCTTCAGGCTTCAAATTATCCTCCGGACGCTTCTGTACGGGACGTTCGGCTGGTTTATACCCAGGCTTCTCTGGTGTATAAAACTCTCCCTCAGGGCGTAGATTGTCTGCATGCTTTACTTGTGATGGACGCTCTCCGGGTTGGAATTTTGGTTTATCGGGAGAATAAAATTCTCCTTCGGGCTTCAAATTATCCTCCGGACGCTTCTGTACAGGACGTTCGGCTGGTTTATACCCTGGTTTCTCTGGTGTATAAAACTCTCCTTCAGGCCGTAGGTTATCTGCATGTTTTACTTGTGATGGCCGCTCTCCGGGTTGGAATTTTGGTTTATCGGGAGAATAAAATTCTCCTTCGGGCTTCAAATTATCTTCCGGACGCTTCTGTACAGGACGTTCCGCTGGTTTATACCCAGGCTTCTCTGGTGTATAAAACTCTCCCTCAGGGCGTAGATTGTCTGCATGCTTTACTTGTGATGGACGCTCTCCGGGTTGGAATTTTGGTTTATCAGGAGAATAAAATTCTCCTTCAGGCTTCAAATTATCCTCCGGACGCTTCTGTACGGGACGTTCGGCTGGTTTATACCCAGGTTTCTCTGGTGTATAAAACTCTCCCTCAGGGCGTAGATTGTCTGCATGCTTTACTTGTGATGGACGCTCTCCTGGTTGGAATTTTGGTTTATCGGGAGAATAAAATTCTCCTTCGGGCTTCAAATTATCCTCCGGACGCTTCTGTACAGGACGTTCGGCTGGTTTATACCCAGGTTTCTCTGGTGTATAAAATTCTCCCTCAGGCCGCAGGTTATCTGCATGCTTTACTTGTGATGGCCGCTCTCCGGGTTGGAATTTTGGTTTATCGGGAGAATAAAATTCTCCTTCAGGCTTCAAATTATCCTCCGGACGCTTCTGTACGGGACGTTCGGCTGGTTTATACCCAGGTTTCTCTGGTGTATAAAACTCTCCCTCAGGGCGTAGATTGTCTGCATGCTTTACTTGTGATGGACGCTCTCCTGGTTGGAATTTTGGTTTATCGGGAGAATAAAATTCTCCTTCGGGCTTCAAATTATCCTCCGGACGCTTCTGTACAGGACGTTCGGCTGGTTTATACCCAGGTTTCTCTGGTGTATAAAATTCTCCCTCAGGCCGTAGGTTATCTGCATGCTTTACTTGTGATGGACGCTCTCCTGGTTGGAATTTTGGTTTATCGGGAGAATAAAATTCTCCTTCAGGCTTCAAATTATCCTCTGGCCGCTTCTGTGTGGGACGTTCGGCCGGTTTATACCCAGGTTTCTGTGGAGTGTAAAATTCTCCTTCTGGCCGAAGATTGTCTACATGTTTCACTTGTGACGGCCGCTCGCCAGGTtggaattttggtttttctggGGTATAAAACTCTCCTTCTGGCTTTAAATTGTCTGTAGGCTTCACTTGCTCTGGCCTGCtaacaaattcatatttttcttttgtttcgaAAGTCATTTCACCTTCAGTGCGTAAGTTATCCTTCCTAATAATACGTTCGACTTTTTCTGCTGGCCTATAACCAGGCTTTCCAGGTGTGTAAAACTCGCCCTCAGGACGTAAGTTATCTTTTGGCTTCTTCTGAGTAGGTCGTTCGGCGGGTATGTAATCGGATTTTTCTGGAGAATAAAACTCGCCTTCTGTTCGAAGATTATCTTCAGGCTTCTTTTGTATTGGACGCTCTGCGGGCCTATAACTTGTTTTCTCAGGTATATAAAACTCACCTTCAGGCTTTAAGTTATCTTCGCGTCTAATAACTAACGGAGTCTCAGCTGCCTGATATTTTGGTTTTTCGGGAGTATAGAAATCACCCTCGGGTTTGAGATTATCAGTGGGTTTAATCTGATCAGGTCTAATGACAAACGTATATTCttcttttctttcaaaattcatttcacCTTCTGAGCGGAGATTGTCTTTCCTTATAATACGTTCAACCTTTTCAGCCGGTTTGTATACTAACTTCTCTGGTACTGTAAACGCACCTTCGGGTCTCAAGTTATCCTCAGGTTTAATTTGAGAAGGTCGTTCTGAAACTTGATACATTGGCTTTTCTGGAGTGTAAAATTCTCCCTCTGGTTTGAGGTTATCAATAGGTTTGACTTGCTCAGGTCTATTAACAAATTGATAATCTTCTTTTACTTCAAATATCATCTCCCCTTCAGTTCGCAAGTTATCTTTTCTTATTATTCGTTCTGTTCTTTCAGCTGGAGTGTAAGTGGTTTTCTCTGGAACAGTGAACTCTCCTTCAGGTCGTAAATTATCAAGAGGTTTTTTTTGAGTTGGCCTCTCCGCCGGCCGGTAACCAGGTTTTTCGGGTGTATAAAATTCACCTTCTGGTTTAAGGTTGTCTTCATGCTTGACTGGAGAAGGCCGATCTGCTGgaacaaaatcgactttttgtGGTTTATAAAACTCCCCGTCCGGTTTCAAATTATCTTCCCGTCTAATAATCAATGGCTTTTCGGCTGGCTGATACTTCGATTTTTCCGGAGCGTAGAATTCGCCTTCCGGTTTTAGATTATCAGTGGGTTTCAATTGCTCTGGCCTAACAACAAACTGATATTCTTCCTTCGTTTCAAAAGTCATCTCACCTTCTGAGCGCAAGTTATCCTTTCTAACAATACGTTCGACTTTTTCCGCTGGTTGGTAAGGTGTTTTCTGCGGAATAGTGAATTCACCTTCTGGTCTTAAATTGTCCTCAGGTTTCTTTGCAATAGGTCGGTCAGCGGACTGGTAGTCTGGTTTATCAGGAGCATAAAACTCTCCCTCCTGTCTCAAATTGTCTTGGGGTTTTTTCTGAGTTGGGCGTTCCGCAGGTTCAAAACCAGGTTTCTCGGGTGTATAGAATTCACCCTCCGGTTTTAAATTATCCTTATGTCGAATTTGCACTGGCTTTTCAGCAGGTTGGTATTTTGGTTTTTCTGGGGTATAGAATTCTCCTTCCGGTCTAAGATTATCTACCGGTTTGACTTGCTCTGGTCTATTTACAAATTGATATTCttctttcttttcaaaaataatttcccCTTCTGAGCGCAAGTTGTCTTTCCTTACTACACGAACAGTTTTTTCGGCgggtttatatatttctttttcggGAATCATGAACTCGCCTTCCGGTCTTAAGTTATCTTCAGGTTTCAATTGAGTAGGTCTTTCAGCAGCCTTAAATTCCTGCTTGTCTGGTACATAAAACTCACCTTCTGGACGCAAATTATCTTCTGGCCGCTTTTGAATTGGACGCTCTGCTGGTGTGAAACCTGGTTTTTGTGGAGTATAGAATTCGCCTTCGGGTTTTAAGTTATCTTCGTGTCTGATTTGTAAAGGTTTTTCAGCTGGCTTATATATTGATTTCTCTGGAGCATAAAACTCGCCTTCTGGCTTTAGATTATCAGTGGGTTTCACTTGATTGGGCCTAATAACAAACTGATATTCTTCTTTTGTTTCGAATGTCATTTCACCTTCTGTGCGTAAATTGTCCTTTCTAATAACACGTTCAATTTTTTCAGCAGGTTTATACATTTCTTTTTCCGGAACAAGAAACTCGCCTTCAGGTTTCAAATTATCTATAGGTTTCTTTTGCGTTGGACGTTCGGCGGGTTGATAAGTGGGTTTCTCGTGTTTATAGAACTCCCCTTCTGGTTTCAAATTGTCTTCTGGGCGTTTCTGAGTTGGACGTTCTGCTGGCCTATATCCAGGTTTTTCTGGAGTGTAAAATTCTCCCTCAGGGCGAAGGTTGTCCTCTGGTCTAACTTGTGTAGGACGTTCTCCTGGTTGAAACTTTGTTTTCTCTGGTGAATAGAAATCACCTTCTGGCTTCAAATTATCTTCCGGCCGTTTCTGAGTTGGACGTTCTGCTGGTCTAAATCCGGGCTTCTCAGGAGTGTAAAATTCGCCTTCGGGTCGCAAATTGTCAGCATGTCGTACTTGAGTGGGACGCTCTCCAGGTTGGAACTTAGGTTTCTCTGGTGAATAGAAATCACCTTCTGGCTTCAAATTATCCTCTGGCCGTTTCTGAGTTGGACGTTCTGCTGGCCTAAATCCAGTTTTTTCTGGAGTGTAAAATTCACCCTCAGGCCTAAGGTTGTCCTCTGGTCTAACTTGTGTGGGACGTTCTCCTGGTTGGAACTTTGTCTTCTCTGGTGTATAGAACTCGCCTTCTGGTCTCAAATTATCTTCCGGTTTCTTCTGAACTGGACGTTCAGCGGGTCTAAATCCAGGTTTTTCGGGAGTGTAAAATTCACCCTCAGGCCTAAGGTTGTCCTCTGGTCTAACTTGTGTGGGACGTTCTCCTGGTTGGAACTTTGTCTTCTCTGGTGTATAGAACTCGCCTTCTGGTCTCAAATTATCTTCTGGCTTCTTTTGAGTTGGACGTTCAGCTGGTCTAAATCCGGGCTTCTCAGGAGTGTAAAATTCGCCTTCGGGTTTCAAATTATCAGCATGTCGTACTTGTGTGGGGCGCTCTCCAGGTTGGAACTTTGGTTTCTCTGGTGAATAGAAATCACCTTCTGGTTTCAAATTATCCTCTGGCCGTTTCTGAGTTGGACGTTCTGCTGGCCTATATCCAGGTTTTTCTGGAGTGTAAAATTCACCCTCAGGCCGAAGGTTGTCCTCTGGTCTAACTTGTGTAGGACGTTCTCCTGGTTgaaactttgttttttctggTGCATAAAACTCTCCTTCTGGTCTCAAATTATCTTCTGGCTTCTTTTGAGTTGGACGTTCAGCTGGTCTAAATCCGGGCTTCTCAGGAGTGTAAAATTCGCCTTCGGGTCGCAAATTATCAGCATGTCGTACTTGAGTGGGACGCTCTCCAGGTTGGAACTTAGGTTTCTCTGGTGAATAGAAATCACCTTCTGGCTTCAAATTATCCTCTGGCCGTTTCTGAGTTGGACGTTCTGCTGGCCTAAATCCAGTTTTTTCTGGAGTGTAAAATTCACCCTCAGGCCTAAGGTTGTCCTCTGGTCTAACTTGTGTGGGACGTTCTCCTGGTTGGAACTTTGTCTTCTCTGGTGTATAGAACTCGCCTTCTGGTCTCAAATTATCTTCCGGTTTCTTCTGAACTGGACGTTCAGCGGGTCTAAATCCAGGTTTTTCGGGAGTGTAAAATTCACCCTCAGGCCTAAGGTTGTCCTCTGGTCTAACTTGTGTGGGACGTTCTCCTGGTTGGAACTTTGTCTTCTCTGGTGTATAGAACTCGCCTTCTGGTCTCAAATTATCTTCTGGTTTCTTTTGAGTTGGACGTTCAGCTGGTCTAAATCCGGGCTTCTCAGGAGTGTAAAATTCGCCTTCGGGTTTCAAATTATCAGCATGTCGTACTTGTGTGGGGCGCTCTCCAGGTTGGAACTTTGGTTTCTCTGGTGAATAGAAATCACCTTCTGGTTTCAAATTATCCTCTGGCCGTTTCTGAGTTGGACGTTCTGCTGGCCTATATCCAGGTTTTTCTGGAGTGTAAAATTCACCCTCAGGCCGAAGGTTGTCCTCTGGTCTAACTTGTGTAGGACGTTCTCCTGGTTgaaactttgttttttctggTGCATAAAACTCTCCTTCTGGTCTCAAATTATCTTCTGGCTTCTTTTGAGTTGGACGTTCAGCTGGTCTAAATCCGGGCTTCTCAGGAGTGTAAAATTCGCCTTCGGGTCGCAAATTATCAGCATGTCGTACTTGTGTGGGACGCTCTCCAGGTTGGAACTTTGGTTTCTCTGGTGAATAGAAATCACCTTCTGGTTTCAAATTGTCTTCTGGCTTCTTTTGAGTTGGACGTTCAGCGGGTCTAAACCCATGTTTTTCAGGAGTGTAAAACTCACCCTCAGGCCGAAGGTTGTCCTCTGGTCTAACTTGTGTGGGACGTTCCCCTGGTTgaaactttgttttttctggTGCATAAAACTCTCCTTCTGGTCTCAAATTATCTTCTGGCTTCTTTTGAGTTGGACGTTCAGCTGGTCTAAATCCGGGCTTCTCAGGAGTGTAAAATTCGCCTTCGGGTTTCAAATTATCAGCATGTCGTACTTGTGTGGGGCGCTCTCCAGGTTGGAACTTTGGTTTCTCTGGTGAATAGAAATCACCTTCTGGTTTCAAATTATCCTCTGGCCGTTTCTGAGTTGGACGTTCTGCTGGCCTATATCCAGGTTTTTCTGGAGTGTAAAATTCACCCTCAGGCCGAAGGTTGTCCTCTGGTCTAACTTGTGTAGGACGTTCTCCTGGTTgaaactttgttttttctggTGCATAAAACTCTCCTTCTGGTCTCAAATTATCTTCTGGCTTCTTTTGAGTTGGACGTTCAGCTGGTCTAAATCCGGGCTTCTCAGGAGTGTAAAATTCGCCTTCGGGTCGCAAATTATCAGCATGTCGTACTTGTGTGGGACGCTCTCCAGGTTGGAACTTTGGTTTCTCTGGTGAATAGAAATCACCTTCTGGTTTCAAATTGTCTTCTGGCTTCTTTTGAGTTGGACGTTCAGCGGGTCTAAACCCATGTTTTTCAGGAGTGTAAAACTCACCCTCAGGCCGAAGGTTGTCCTCTGGTCTAACTTGTGTGGGACGTTCCCCTGGTTgaaactttgttttttctggTGCATAAAACTCTCCTTCTGGTCTCAAATTATCTTCTGGCTTCTTTTGAGTTGGACGTTCAGCTGGTCTAAATCCGGGCTTCTCAGGAGTGTAAAATTCACCCTCAGGCCTAAGGTTGTCCTCTGGTCTAACTTGTGTAGGACGTTCTCCTGGTTGATACTTTGATTTTTCTGGTGTATAGAACTCGCCTTCTGGTCTCAAATTATCTTCTGGCTTCTTTTGAGTTGGACGTTCAGCTGGTCTAAATCCGGGCTTCTCAGGAGTGTAAAATTCGCCTTCGGGTCGCAAGTTGTCAGCATGTCTAACTTGTGTGGGACGCTCTCCAGGTTGGAACTTTGGTTTCTCTGGTGAATAGAACTCGCCTTCTGGTCTCAAATTATCTTCTGGCTTTTTCTGAGTTGGACGTTCAGCTGGTCTAAACCCAGGTTTTTCAGGAGTGTAAAACTCACCCTCAGGCCTAAGGTTGTCCTCTGGTCTAACTTGTGTAGGACGTTCTCCTGGTTGGAACTTTGACTTTTCTGGTGTATAGAACTCGCCTTCTGGTCTCAAATTATCTTCTGGTTTCTTCTGAACTGGACGTTCAGCAGGCCTAAATCCAGGTTTTTCGGGAGTGTAAAATTCACCCTCAGGGCGAAGGTTGTCCCCTGGTCTAACTTGTGTTGGACGTTCTCCTGGTTGAAACTGTGCCTTTTCGGGTGTATAGAACTCGCCTTCTGGTCTCAAATTATCTTCTGGCTTCTTCTGAACTGGACGTTCAGCAGGCCTAAATCCAGGTTTTTCTGGAGTGTAAAACTCGCCTTCTGGTTGCAAATTGTCAGCATGTCTTACTTGCGTGGGACGCTCTCCTGGTTGGAATTTTATCTTCTCTGGTTTATAGAATTCTCCTTCTGGTTTCAAATTGTCTTCTGGTTTCGTTTGTGTAGGACGTTCAGCAGGTCTAAATCCGGGTTTTTCAGGCGTATAAAACTCTCCTTCCGATTTAAGATTATCAATTGGTTTGATTTGTTCCGGCCTACTCACAAATGTGTATTCTTCTTTTACGTCAAATATCATTTCTCCTTCTGTTTTGAGATTGTCTTTTCTTATTACTCGTGTTGTCTGTTCCGCTGGTGCATACGAGATCTTTTCCGGCACTATGAATTCACCTTCAGGGCGGAGATTGTCCTCTGGTTTCTTTTGTAACGGGCGTTCTGTTGATTGATAGACTGGTTTGTCGGGAGTGTAGAAATCTCCTTCCGGTTTTAGGTTgtctttatatttaatttgagtAGGTTTTTCTGCTGGAACatacgttgttttttctggcaTATAAAATTCACCTTCAGATTTGAGGTTATCAGTGGGTTTGACTGGCAGAGGCCTTATTACATATTGATATTCCTCTTTTTCCGTAAATGTCATTTCTCCTTCACTGCGCAAGTTGTCTTTTCTAATTATGCGTTCCGTTCTTTCAGCCGGTTGGAATGGAATTTTTTCGGGAACTATAAATTCTCCCTCAGGTTTCAAATTGTCCTCGGGTTTTATTAAAGTGACTTGCTCGTCAATGTCGTACAAAAGTTTTAATCGAGATTCTTCGAGATCCTTTTTAGACCAAGTGTTGGACCTTATTCGCGTTTGAGATTCGTCCAGCAAAtctattaattaacaaaaaacgcagttcttaatttaaacaaaggatatattgtatatactataGACTTTACCTATAGTCTCTATTATAGCATCCGTCTTCTTAACGCTTGAAGCACAATGGTGGCGACTGAAAtgagcatacatatatgatattttgatataaaatgcTAATTTAAAGCCAATTATAAAGAACCAACATTTCTAAAAGCTAATTATTTATATTGCTTACCCGCAAGTGCAGAT
It includes:
- the LOC126756767 gene encoding uncharacterized protein LOC126756767 isoform X11, whose protein sequence is MVSKGSKKKQQQISVSDSKNAASTSSTTSSSSKTVVHTAGTEAASTSSSAVGVTSTSSPTWTKTSQTLQKSESAASNKSMLATTHSGTQSQLQSTLFKSSSSSSSHTESRSEQKQRRQQIEQQQQQQQEQLYEIVSDVGSIGGGQSAPIASIMSDTLKSTKASSSSSSFQQKSEYYEEISNDFSNAKIISSIDLLESDKKEPVFSVPIDVIEIVGSGSSSIGSNYNKAYLSSSQSQTGIMTSTSSSNFAHIESASSSSKVIDGGITITDMSTENSKSISSTSNTAKSGKVTSTNVEMTSSSNKFLTNDVNNSSTEVNSYTSYSTIDGKAINGATTPVIAPLITSPAKTQQTSTAFTKSTQRAIDDDSHSITSTAHSEITSQGDSTSLTETAKNLKSDVVVSGSSRQLASNVTNKSTKKSSIIEQNISEQTIEESSLKKSKSTSKKEVYDVKTKRWTELNEKTGTGATNKKQPTIERYVSRESDGTYKITYKKKIFDQRANKWKIVEEKTVDSAHDTHYPEIVDDVINTTTTTYTTKVYDTKTGEWKIVEEKSFVDSKAFVPNDIVREIEKDNTDVANITTTTEVTKIFDASLNDWRVLDEKTHTDVIERIVETPKKTIYIDEFVEIEKNVQITEDSENITNERTNTSKRKDITTNIYDEVDDVKREKLTTSDSRIRGVDKKETFGSKHTDMCICEICTCGRHHCASSVKKTDAIIETIDLLDESQTRIRSNTWSKKDLEESRLKLLYDIDEQVTLIKPEDNLKPEGEFIVPEKIPFQPAERTERIIRKDNLRSEGEMTFTEKEEYQYVIRPLPVKPTDNLKSEGEFYMPEKTTYVPAEKPTQIKYKDNLKPEGDFYTPDKPVYQSTERPLQKKPEDNLRPEGEFIVPEKISYAPAEQTTRVIRKDNLKTEGEMIFDVKEEYTFVSRPEQIKPIDNLKSEGEFYTPEKPGFRPAERPTQKKPEDNLRPEGEFYSPEKPKFQPGERPTQVRHADNLRPEGEFYTPEKPGFRPAERPTQKKPEDNLRPEGEFYTPEKSKYQPGERPTQVRPEDNLRPEGEFYTPEKPGFRPAERPTQKKPEDNLRPEGEFYAPEKTKFQPGERPTQVRPEDNLRPEGEFYTPEKHGFRPAERPTQKKPEDNLKPEGDFYSPEKPKFQPGERPTQVRHADNLRPEGEFYTPEKPGFRPAERPTQKKPEDNLRPEGEFYAPEKTKFQPGERPTQVRPEDNLRPEGEFYTPEKPGYRPAERPTQKRPEDNLKPEGDFYSPEKPKFQPGERPTQVRHADNLKPEGEFYTPEKPGFRPAERPTQKKPEDNLRPEGEFYAPEKTKFQPGERPTQVRPEDNLRPEGEFYTPEKHGFRPAERPTQKKPEDNLKPEGDFYSPEKPKFQPGERPTQVRHADNLRPEGEFYTPEKPGFRPAERPTQKKPEDNLRPEGEFYAPEKTKFQPGERPTQVRPEDNLRPEGEFYTPEKPGYRPAERPTQKRPEDNLKPEGEFYTPEKTKFQPGERPTQVRPEDNLRPEGEFYTPEKPGFRPAERPVQKKPEDNLRPEGEFYTPEKTKFQPGERPTQVRPEDNLRPEGEFYTPEKPGFRPAERPTQKKPEDNLRPEGEFYAPEKTKFQPGERPTQVRPEDNLRPEGEFYTPEKPGYRPAERPTQKRPEDNLKPEGDFYSPEKPKFQPGERPTQVRHADNLKPEGEFYTPEKPGFRPAERPTQKKPEDNLRPEGEFYTPEKTKFQPGERPTQVRPEDNLRPEGEFYTPEKPGFRPAERPVQKKPEDNLRPEGEFYTPEKTKFQPGERPTQVRPEDNLRPEGEFYTPEKTGFRPAERPTQKRPEDNLKPEGDFYSPEKPKFQPGERPTQVRHADNLRPEGEFYTPEKPGFRPAERPTQKRPEDNLKPEGDFYSPEKTKFQPGERPTQVRPEDNLRPEGEFYTPEKPGYRPAERPTQKRPEDNLKPEGEFYKHEKPTYQPAERPTQKKPIDNLKPEGEFLVPEKEMYKPAEKIERVIRKDNLRTEGEMTFETKEEYQFVIRPNQVKPTDNLKPEGEFYAPEKSIYKPAEKPLQIRHEDNLKPEGEFYTPQKPGFTPAERPIQKRPEDNLRPEGEFYVPDKQEFKAAERPTQLKPEDNLRPEGEFMIPEKEIYKPAEKTVRVVRKDNLRSEGEIIFEKKEEYQFVNRPEQVKPVDNLRPEGEFYTPEKPKYQPAEKPVQIRHKDNLKPEGEFYTPEKPGFEPAERPTQKKPQDNLRQEGEFYAPDKPDYQSADRPIAKKPEDNLRPEGEFTIPQKTPYQPAEKVERIVRKDNLRSEGEMTFETKEEYQFVVRPEQLKPTDNLKPEGEFYAPEKSKYQPAEKPLIIRREDNLKPDGEFYKPQKVDFVPADRPSPVKHEDNLKPEGEFYTPEKPGYRPAERPTQKKPLDNLRPEGEFTVPEKTTYTPAERTERIIRKDNLRTEGEMIFEVKEDYQFVNRPEQVKPIDNLKPEGEFYTPEKPMYQVSERPSQIKPEDNLRPEGAFTVPEKLVYKPAEKVERIIRKDNLRSEGEMNFERKEEYTFVIRPDQIKPTDNLKPEGDFYTPEKPKYQAAETPLVIRREDNLKPEGEFYIPEKTSYRPAERPIQKKPEDNLRTEGEFYSPEKSDYIPAERPTQKKPKDNLRPEGEFYTPGKPGYRPAEKVERIIRKDNLRTEGEMTFETKEKYEFVSRPEQVKPTDNLKPEGEFYTPEKPKFQPGERPSQVKHVDNLRPEGEFYTPEKPGYKPAERPVQKRPEDNLKPEGEFYSPDKPKFQPGERPSQVKHADNLRPEGEFYTPEKPGYKPAERPVQKRPEDNLKPEGEFYSPDKPKFQPGERPSQVKHADNLRPEGEFYTPEKPGYKPAERPVQKRPEDNLKPEGEFYSPDKPKFQPGERPSQVKHADNLRPEGEFYTPEKPGYKPAERPVQKRPEDNLKPEGEFYSPDKPKFQPGERPSQVKHADNLRPEGEFYTPEKPGYKPAERPVQKRPEDNLKPEGEFYSPDKPKFQPGERPSQVKHADNLRPEGEFYTPEKPGYKPAERPVQKRPEDNLKPEGEFYSPDKPKFQPGERPSQVKHADNLRPEGEFYTPEKPGYKPAERPVQKRPEDNLKPEGEFYSPDKPKFRHGERPSQVKHADNLRPEGEFYKPEKPGYKPAERPVPKKPQDNLKSEGNIYVPEKIAFRPAEKSERIIRKDNLRTEGEIIFTEKTEYEFVKKPDQIKPTDNLRPEGEFYKVEKPSYKSGERPVVKKPKDNLKVEGEFTVPEKTSFKPAEKTKRIVRKDNLHMEGEMTFAEKNQYQYVNRPEKVVPSDNLRTEGEFYTPDKPGFKPAEKVRRVIHKDNLRMEGEMTFTETEKHVGVKRPDKIVPRNNLKPEGTFYSKEKQQYQPAERPKQVKPEDNLRPEGHMYISSTDRTDSKLLKTATEKVVVKRPVDNLKLEGTLQVSRRDDYNEKQSSRLDSTKVVQKAVRSKYSHNKSSITLGEDNAILKTTNQMNFVSGKQAIPAANVSSDKPVDGLVVVSTKKVTTVIGGRVKKEPETEYVKRQERVNVIENVAKTNNVKNIVNVENKHDEAISMTENRIRKENKMIDTRMNASSHESSSAQFKTSKIGNTSERVLSSTTMGEVTGQTHSTQCKFGEMQSASAKLNAAGSAKFMSDQTHTTQQKSTAVESCSSKTKSSSSAATVSKHFHHRRSDFTADTNVTNSVFHRKSISNDSNQIGSLTSNGKIHRKSILNLHEEPSSSVFPSERQSYSSIHRQSREQQDNNNSFLVSERRHFNTLSQSQSRDQTSKSCNVHKTSSSSGIEFPSYSKHSERTVSRRNVNQSSISLGIDGASSTTLYRSEYKTVPSTTCAIHKIKEGAFQHTRNTNEHKFFKTVKN